A region of Lacinutrix sp. Hel_I_90 DNA encodes the following proteins:
- the glmM gene encoding phosphoglucosamine mutase has protein sequence MTLIKSISGIRGTIGGAVGENLTPIDAVKFASAYGTWLKSQRNKENYRVVVGRDARISGEMIQNLVMNTLVGLGIHVIDLGLSTTPTVEIAVPMEHADGGIILTASHNPKQWNALKLLNAKGEFLDASEGAKILEIADSNTMQFADVDHLGKITRNQAYIDLHIDHVLDLEYVNKDAIEAANFKVVVDGVNSTGGIAIPLLLERLGVHAVKLYCEPNGHFPHNPEPLKEHLGDLSAEVKKQGAHFGIVVDPDVDRLAFMDENGEMFGEEYTLVACADYVLSKNPGNTVSNMSSTRALRDITEKHGGSYEASAVGEVNVVSLMKKNNAVIGGEGNGGIIYPASHYGRDALVGVALFLSLLAENQMSVSALRKTYTSYFMSKKKIALTPEIDVDAILKAMEAQYSGEKLTTIDGVKIDFSENWAHLRKSNTEPIIRIYTEAKSQQLADDLADKIISEIKEIANI, from the coding sequence ATGACACTTATAAAATCAATTTCAGGCATTCGAGGTACGATTGGAGGGGCAGTAGGAGAGAACCTAACACCAATTGATGCTGTTAAATTTGCATCGGCTTATGGTACCTGGTTAAAATCGCAACGCAATAAAGAAAATTATCGTGTTGTTGTTGGTCGCGATGCGCGAATTTCGGGTGAAATGATTCAGAATTTAGTAATGAATACTTTAGTAGGCTTAGGGATTCATGTTATTGATTTAGGGTTGTCAACGACACCAACCGTTGAAATTGCCGTGCCCATGGAACATGCAGATGGCGGTATCATTTTAACAGCCAGTCATAATCCAAAACAATGGAATGCTTTAAAATTATTAAATGCTAAAGGTGAATTTTTAGATGCTTCGGAGGGTGCTAAAATTTTAGAGATTGCTGATAGTAATACCATGCAGTTTGCAGACGTTGACCATTTAGGGAAAATAACAAGAAATCAAGCGTATATTGATTTGCATATTGATCATGTTTTGGATTTAGAATATGTAAACAAAGACGCTATAGAAGCAGCAAATTTTAAAGTGGTTGTAGATGGTGTCAATTCTACGGGAGGTATTGCCATTCCTTTGTTATTAGAACGCTTGGGTGTTCATGCTGTGAAATTATATTGTGAACCTAATGGCCATTTTCCACATAATCCAGAGCCTTTAAAAGAACATTTAGGTGATTTATCTGCTGAAGTAAAAAAGCAGGGTGCCCATTTTGGAATTGTAGTAGATCCAGATGTCGACCGATTGGCTTTTATGGATGAAAATGGCGAGATGTTTGGAGAAGAATATACGTTAGTCGCTTGTGCAGATTATGTGTTGAGTAAAAACCCTGGTAATACAGTTAGTAACATGAGTTCTACCCGCGCACTGCGTGATATCACAGAAAAACATGGTGGAAGTTATGAAGCTAGTGCTGTTGGCGAAGTAAATGTTGTTTCGTTAATGAAAAAGAATAATGCCGTTATAGGAGGGGAAGGTAATGGTGGTATTATTTATCCAGCGTCGCATTATGGACGTGATGCTTTAGTAGGTGTAGCCCTATTTTTGAGCCTATTGGCCGAAAATCAAATGAGTGTTAGTGCATTACGAAAAACCTACACCAGTTATTTTATGAGTAAAAAGAAAATTGCATTAACGCCAGAAATTGATGTGGATGCGATTTTAAAAGCCATGGAAGCGCAGTATTCAGGTGAAAAGTTAACCACTATTGATGGTGTGAAAATTGACTTTTCTGAAAACTGGGCACATTTAAGAAAAAGTAATACAGAACCAATCATCAGGATTTATACCGAAGCAAAATCTCAGCAATTAGCAGATGATTTAGCAGATAAAATAATTTCTGAAATTAAGGAAATAGCTAATATTTAG
- a CDS encoding aminotransferase class V-fold PLP-dependent enzyme — MITSKPRARHSELEQYFSKFRKHIIGINQEFESPYGKQKMIYTDWTASGRLYRPIEDKITNQFGPFVANTHTETTVSGTAMTNAYHKARHIIKGHVHANADDVLIVAGNGMTSVVNKFQRILGLKIPENIKKYAKIPDEIRPVVFVTHMEHHSNHTSWLETMAKVEVIPAGEDGLFSLQNLETLLEHYKDRTLKIASVIGGSNVTGIQTPYHEIAKLMHQHGGVCFVDFACSAPYVDINMHPENEEASLDAIFFSPHKFLGGPGTSGVLVFNKKLYKNMIPDCPGGGTVSWTNPWGEHKYIDSIEDREDGGTPGFLQTIKTALAIKLKDQMGVKKILEREHELLHLIFENLGAIDNIKILAPNHKDRLGVISFYIEDLHFNLGVKLLNDRYGIQTRGGCSCAGTYGHYLLNVDREKSDALTCEITSGDLTHKPGWIRLSIHPTTTCDEIDYVCESLIALSENHQEWANDYDYNKANNEFVHKHFLPKQDTRVSDWFEL, encoded by the coding sequence ATGATTACATCAAAACCAAGAGCAAGACATTCTGAATTAGAACAGTATTTTTCTAAGTTTAGGAAGCATATTATAGGCATTAATCAGGAGTTTGAGTCTCCCTACGGGAAACAAAAAATGATTTATACAGATTGGACGGCTTCAGGTCGCTTGTACCGTCCAATTGAAGATAAAATCACCAATCAATTTGGACCATTTGTTGCGAATACCCATACCGAAACAACAGTTTCTGGTACAGCCATGACAAATGCCTATCATAAAGCAAGACACATTATAAAAGGTCATGTACATGCCAATGCAGATGATGTGTTAATTGTAGCAGGTAATGGTATGACCAGTGTAGTAAACAAGTTTCAGCGTATTTTAGGTTTAAAAATACCTGAAAATATTAAAAAGTACGCTAAGATTCCAGACGAGATTCGTCCTGTAGTTTTTGTTACTCATATGGAGCACCACTCTAATCATACCTCTTGGTTAGAAACCATGGCAAAGGTAGAGGTGATTCCTGCTGGTGAAGATGGCTTATTCAGTTTACAAAATTTAGAAACGCTTTTAGAACACTATAAAGACCGTACCTTAAAAATAGCCTCGGTTATTGGAGGTAGTAATGTCACGGGTATTCAAACACCATATCATGAGATTGCAAAACTCATGCACCAACATGGAGGCGTATGCTTTGTAGATTTTGCATGTTCTGCGCCTTATGTAGATATTAATATGCATCCCGAAAACGAAGAAGCGTCTTTGGATGCGATATTCTTTTCACCACATAAATTTTTAGGAGGACCAGGAACTTCTGGTGTTTTGGTGTTTAACAAGAAATTATATAAAAATATGATTCCTGACTGTCCGGGAGGAGGCACTGTGTCGTGGACCAACCCTTGGGGAGAACACAAGTACATTGACAGTATTGAAGATCGTGAAGATGGCGGGACACCAGGGTTTTTACAAACCATAAAAACGGCATTAGCCATTAAGCTAAAAGACCAAATGGGAGTAAAGAAAATCTTAGAAAGAGAGCATGAATTACTTCATTTAATATTTGAAAATCTTGGAGCTATAGATAACATCAAAATCCTAGCACCAAATCATAAAGACAGATTGGGTGTCATATCTTTCTATATCGAAGACTTACACTTTAATTTAGGTGTGAAATTATTGAACGATCGCTACGGTATTCAAACACGTGGTGGTTGTAGTTGTGCGGGTACTTACGGGCATTATTTACTAAATGTAGATAGAGAGAAGTCTGATGCGTTAACCTGTGAAATAACGTCTGGAGATTTAACCCACAAACCTGGTTGGATCCGGCTATCTATTCACCCAACCACCACCTGTGATGAAATCGATTACGTCTGTGAGAGTTTAATTGCTTTGTCTGAAAATCACCAAGAATGGGCAAATGATTATGATTATAACAAAGCTAATAATGAGTTTGTTCATAAGCATTTTTTGCCAAAGCAAGACACGCGAGTGAGTGATTGGTTTGAGTTGTAA
- a CDS encoding ACP phosphodiesterase — protein sequence MNFLAHIYLSGDNKSVTIGNFIADGIRGKRYQKYPKDIQTGILLHRQIDTFTDAHKTVRLSTKRLHKNYSHYSGVIVDILYDHFLAKNWSNYSTIPLEKYVDDFYESLQDHFEILPKRIQQMMPYMITDNWLLSYASIEGITKVLEGMNRRTHNRAQMNLAINELQEFYDEFETEFSSFFEELIHFSAKKLIEIENIQK from the coding sequence ATGAACTTTCTCGCACACATTTATCTTTCTGGAGACAACAAAAGCGTTACTATTGGCAATTTCATTGCAGATGGTATTCGTGGGAAGCGTTATCAAAAGTACCCAAAAGACATTCAAACAGGCATATTATTACATCGCCAAATAGACACGTTTACAGACGCTCATAAAACCGTTAGACTAAGCACTAAAAGATTACACAAGAACTACAGTCATTACTCTGGCGTTATTGTCGATATTCTTTACGATCATTTTTTAGCAAAAAACTGGAGTAATTATTCTACTATTCCTTTAGAGAAATATGTTGATGATTTTTATGAATCGCTTCAAGATCATTTTGAAATACTCCCAAAGCGAATTCAGCAAATGATGCCTTATATGATTACTGACAATTGGTTATTAAGCTACGCCTCTATTGAAGGTATTACTAAAGTATTAGAAGGAATGAATCGCAGAACACACAATAGAGCTCAAATGAATTTAGCCATTAATGAACTTCAGGAATTTTATGATGAATTTGAAACGGAGTTCAGCAGTTTTTTTGAAGAGCTCATTCACTTTTCAGCTAAAAAATTAATAGAAATAGAAAATATACAAAAATAA
- a CDS encoding lysophospholipid acyltransferase family protein translates to MQLLAYIIIYPFLWLISILPFRLLYAFSDFLFLLIYRIFKYRKRVVKQNLRLVFPEKSPEEIKEITRKFYHHLCDMVVESVKSMTISEAEMKKRYVFTNLDVLHNIEAKNRSTILMCAHYGSWEWIFILQTYIKSRGNAVYKRLSNKYFDALVKRIRARYNSYLITTKETIPILTELQEKDVLTINGFISDQSPKPDKAHHWNEFMGIKVPIHTGAEMLAKKLDMSVVYFAVRKVKRGFYEVSFKMLAEYPNAFKNYEITDQFIRLVEQQIHEAPEYYLWTHKRWKHRDKVPKEFL, encoded by the coding sequence ATGCAATTATTAGCTTACATTATAATTTATCCTTTTTTATGGCTTATTTCTATACTGCCCTTTAGACTATTATATGCGTTTTCAGATTTTTTATTCCTACTGATCTACCGTATATTCAAATATAGAAAGCGAGTGGTAAAACAAAATTTAAGACTGGTTTTTCCGGAAAAATCTCCTGAAGAAATAAAAGAAATTACCAGAAAATTTTACCATCATTTATGTGATATGGTTGTAGAATCTGTAAAATCAATGACGATTTCTGAAGCTGAAATGAAAAAACGTTACGTTTTTACCAACTTGGATGTATTACATAATATTGAAGCCAAAAATAGAAGTACTATTTTAATGTGCGCTCATTATGGCAGTTGGGAATGGATTTTTATTCTTCAAACCTATATAAAATCTAGAGGAAACGCCGTTTACAAGCGTTTATCTAACAAATATTTTGATGCCTTAGTAAAACGTATTCGTGCACGGTACAATTCTTATTTAATTACTACAAAAGAAACGATTCCTATACTTACTGAATTACAAGAAAAAGACGTTTTAACTATTAATGGGTTTATTTCTGATCAATCACCAAAACCAGATAAAGCGCATCACTGGAATGAATTTATGGGAATTAAGGTACCAATACATACTGGCGCAGAAATGCTAGCAAAAAAATTAGACATGTCTGTCGTTTATTTCGCTGTTAGGAAAGTTAAACGTGGGTTTTATGAAGTAAGCTTTAAAATGCTTGCCGAGTATCCTAACGCGTTTAAAAACTATGAAATTACAGATCAATTCATCAGATTGGTAGAACAACAAATACATGAAGCTCCTGAATATTATTTATGGACGCACAAACGCTGGAAACATCGCGATAAAGTACCAAAAGAATTTCTATAG
- the uvrA gene encoding excinuclease ABC subunit UvrA produces MTNFEENIEVLGARVHNLKNIDVTIPREKLVVITGLSGSGKSSLAFDTIYAEGQRRYIETFSAYARQFLGGLERPDVDKIDGLSPVIAIEQKTTSKSPRSTVGTITEIYDFLRLLYARASDAYSYNTGEKMVSYSDEQIKELIIQDFKGKRITVLSPAVRSRKGHYRELFEQIGKQGFVKVRTDGEIVDITKGMKLDRYKNHDIEIVIDRLKIDDTTKNDKRLDETINTAMYHGDDILMVIEQDSQEARYFSRSLMCAASGISYPNPEPNNFSFNSPKGACDYCNGIGTLYQVNEKKIIPDDSLSIKNGALAPHGPEKKSWIFKQLELIAERYKFKMTDAYKSIPAEAKQLILYGGNDKFSVESKTLGVTRDYKIDFEGVATFIDNQYKNAESTSLQRWAKDFMDKVECPVCEGSRLRKESLYFKVNGKNIAELANKDIVDLAEWFEDLPKHLSEKQLKIAEEVIKEIKARLQFLVDVGLTYLSLNRSSKSLSGGEAQRIRLATQIGSQLVGVLYILDEPSIGLHQRDNEKLINSLIALRDIGNSVIVVEHDKDMIERADHVIDIGPRAGKHGGEIISQGTPEQLLKEHTLTAEYLNGKREIEVPKKRREGNGKFIELKGCTGNNLKNVSVKIPLGKMIGITGVSGSGKSTLINETLYPILNAYYFNGVKKPMPYKSIKGLEHCDKVIDINQSPIGRTPRSNPATYTGTFNEIRSLFAKIPEAMIRGYKPGRFSFNVAGGRCETCKGGGLRVIEMNFLPDVYVECETCQGKRFNRETLEIRYKGKSISDVLNMTMNEAVSFFENIPKIHKKLKTIVDVGLGYITLGQQSTTLSGGEAQRIKLATELSKRDTGNTFYILDEPTTGLHFEDIRVLMIVLNKLANKGNTVVVIEHNLDVIKTVDHIIDIGYEGGKGGGEIIVEGTPEAVAKHKKSYTAKFLKKELK; encoded by the coding sequence ATGACAAATTTCGAAGAAAATATAGAAGTTCTTGGTGCCAGAGTGCACAATCTTAAAAATATAGATGTCACCATTCCGCGTGAAAAGCTGGTTGTTATTACTGGCTTGTCAGGTAGTGGTAAATCTTCACTGGCTTTTGATACGATTTATGCTGAAGGTCAACGACGTTATATAGAAACCTTTTCGGCCTATGCCAGACAATTTTTAGGCGGCTTAGAACGGCCAGATGTCGATAAAATAGATGGTTTATCACCAGTAATTGCCATCGAGCAGAAAACCACTAGCAAATCGCCCCGATCTACAGTGGGAACCATTACCGAAATTTATGATTTCTTAAGATTACTTTATGCCAGAGCAAGTGACGCCTACAGTTATAATACTGGAGAGAAAATGGTGAGCTACAGCGATGAGCAAATTAAAGAACTTATTATTCAAGATTTTAAAGGTAAGCGGATTACTGTTTTATCGCCTGCTGTACGCTCTCGAAAAGGGCACTATCGCGAACTCTTTGAACAAATAGGAAAACAAGGTTTTGTAAAAGTGCGCACAGATGGTGAGATTGTAGACATCACCAAGGGCATGAAACTGGATCGTTACAAGAATCATGACATCGAAATTGTAATCGACAGACTTAAAATTGACGACACAACAAAAAATGACAAACGTTTAGACGAAACGATTAATACCGCCATGTATCATGGTGACGATATATTAATGGTCATAGAGCAAGACTCACAAGAAGCACGCTATTTTAGTAGGAGTTTAATGTGTGCCGCTTCGGGCATTTCTTACCCTAATCCAGAACCAAATAATTTTTCTTTTAACTCACCAAAAGGCGCTTGCGATTATTGCAATGGTATTGGGACTTTGTATCAGGTCAATGAAAAAAAAATCATTCCAGACGATTCTTTATCTATTAAAAATGGTGCATTAGCACCACACGGACCAGAAAAGAAGAGTTGGATTTTTAAACAGTTGGAATTGATTGCAGAGCGTTATAAATTTAAAATGACAGATGCCTACAAATCAATTCCTGCCGAAGCAAAGCAACTCATTTTATATGGTGGAAACGATAAGTTTTCAGTAGAAAGCAAAACGCTTGGTGTTACTAGAGACTACAAAATTGATTTCGAAGGGGTAGCTACCTTTATTGATAACCAATATAAAAATGCTGAATCTACTTCCCTACAACGCTGGGCGAAAGATTTTATGGACAAAGTAGAATGTCCAGTTTGCGAAGGTTCTCGCTTACGAAAAGAATCTTTATACTTTAAAGTAAACGGAAAAAACATCGCCGAATTAGCGAACAAAGACATTGTTGACTTAGCTGAATGGTTTGAGGATTTGCCTAAACACCTCTCTGAAAAACAATTAAAAATTGCTGAAGAAGTCATTAAAGAAATCAAAGCCAGATTACAGTTTTTAGTAGATGTTGGTTTAACTTATTTGTCCTTAAACCGAAGTTCAAAATCACTCTCTGGAGGCGAAGCACAACGCATTCGTTTAGCGACTCAAATTGGCTCACAACTCGTGGGTGTACTTTATATATTAGATGAACCTAGTATTGGTTTGCATCAACGCGATAATGAAAAGTTAATTAATTCCTTAATTGCGCTGCGAGATATTGGCAACTCGGTCATTGTTGTTGAGCACGATAAAGACATGATTGAGCGCGCCGATCATGTTATTGATATTGGTCCGAGAGCCGGAAAACACGGTGGAGAAATTATTAGTCAGGGCACACCCGAGCAGTTACTTAAGGAACATACACTTACTGCAGAATATTTAAATGGAAAAAGAGAAATTGAAGTGCCTAAAAAACGTCGTGAAGGAAACGGTAAGTTCATAGAATTAAAAGGCTGTACAGGCAACAACCTAAAAAACGTTTCGGTAAAAATACCATTGGGTAAAATGATTGGTATTACAGGTGTTTCAGGAAGTGGAAAGTCGACTTTAATCAATGAAACACTCTACCCTATTCTCAATGCCTATTATTTTAATGGTGTAAAAAAACCTATGCCTTACAAAAGCATCAAAGGCTTAGAACATTGCGATAAAGTTATTGATATAAACCAGTCGCCCATTGGCAGAACGCCTCGTAGTAATCCTGCGACATATACGGGAACATTTAATGAAATTAGAAGTTTATTTGCTAAAATTCCAGAAGCCATGATTCGTGGTTATAAACCTGGACGCTTTAGTTTTAATGTCGCTGGCGGTCGATGTGAAACCTGTAAAGGTGGAGGTTTACGTGTTATAGAAATGAATTTCCTCCCAGATGTCTATGTAGAATGTGAAACCTGCCAAGGCAAACGTTTTAATCGTGAAACTTTAGAGATTAGGTATAAAGGAAAAAGTATTAGCGATGTGCTAAACATGACTATGAATGAAGCTGTTTCGTTCTTTGAAAACATTCCTAAAATTCATAAAAAGCTCAAAACTATTGTAGATGTTGGGTTGGGTTACATAACACTTGGCCAACAAAGCACAACGCTTTCTGGCGGTGAAGCACAGCGCATAAAATTAGCTACAGAATTAAGTAAACGCGACACAGGAAACACGTTCTATATCTTAGATGAACCTACTACAGGCCTACATTTTGAAGACATACGCGTACTGATGATTGTACTCAATAAATTAGCAAATAAAGGTAATACAGTGGTGGTTATTGAACATAATTTAGACGTTATTAAAACAGTGGATCATATTATAGACATTGGCTATGAAGGTGGTAAAGGCGGTGGGGAAATAATTGTGGAAGGAACACCTGAAGCGGTTGCTAAACATAAAAAAAGCTATACAGCAAAGTTCTTAAAAAAGGAATTAAAGTAA
- a CDS encoding acyltransferase, which produces MKRLPNLNPLRFVLAFLVLIFHLPQLSRNQGLPYFNGLPIFNKGIEAVYMFFVLSGFLIIRQIYVAKTNHTFSIKNFYTRRALRILPLYFLIVAFGLFFYNVVLPFLGIPFEINYEAKDTVLLLLFPNVFSGLFEPGGILEILWSIGIEEQFYLTIAPLMLLIKNRRVVIVLTVITVLYLLLFHLDFFEVLRRFQFVYFFILFGGIIAVLEAQEKLLFLKKSKIISMGIVVLIIFYFFTDWLKCDSRILYNLITAILFSLFIHAISSHPKGFKVRNKLLNYLGSISYGIYMYHVIVLNAMVFLFLQLNKIVVFNDVLTIVLLNVMTLVFTILLAHVSYKYFETYFLKLKNKYR; this is translated from the coding sequence TTGAAAAGACTTCCAAATTTAAATCCCTTGCGTTTTGTTTTAGCATTTTTGGTTTTAATTTTTCATTTACCACAATTATCACGTAATCAAGGCTTACCCTATTTTAATGGTTTACCAATCTTTAATAAAGGGATTGAAGCAGTCTATATGTTCTTTGTTTTAAGTGGTTTCTTAATCATTAGACAAATTTATGTTGCTAAGACAAACCATACTTTTTCAATCAAAAATTTCTATACCAGACGAGCCCTTCGAATTCTTCCTTTATATTTTTTAATTGTCGCTTTTGGCTTGTTTTTTTATAACGTAGTGCTTCCCTTTTTAGGGATTCCTTTTGAAATAAATTACGAAGCTAAAGATACCGTTCTACTTTTATTATTTCCTAATGTGTTTTCGGGTTTATTTGAACCTGGAGGGATTTTAGAAATCTTGTGGTCTATAGGCATTGAAGAACAATTTTATCTAACGATTGCACCATTAATGTTGCTTATTAAGAATCGTAGAGTAGTCATTGTATTAACGGTAATTACGGTCTTGTATTTATTATTATTTCATTTAGACTTTTTCGAAGTCTTAAGACGTTTTCAATTCGTTTATTTCTTTATCCTCTTTGGAGGAATCATAGCTGTTTTGGAAGCGCAAGAAAAGTTGTTATTTTTAAAAAAATCAAAAATTATTTCGATGGGCATAGTAGTGCTAATTATTTTTTACTTTTTTACTGATTGGCTTAAATGTGATTCCAGAATACTTTATAATTTAATTACTGCAATACTATTCAGTTTATTTATTCATGCTATTAGCAGTCACCCCAAGGGTTTTAAAGTGAGAAATAAACTATTAAATTATCTGGGAAGTATTTCTTATGGTATTTATATGTACCACGTAATAGTGCTAAATGCTATGGTTTTCTTATTTTTGCAATTGAATAAAATCGTAGTGTTTAATGATGTTCTAACCATTGTGTTACTTAATGTAATGACTCTGGTTTTTACGATCTTATTAGCACATGTTTCTTATAAATATTTTGAAACTTATTTTCTAAAACTTAAAAATAAATACAGATAA
- a CDS encoding rhomboid family intramembrane serine protease, which yields MGSLNSVTIILIIANVLVSLKGFNDFSFFEKYKFNVGAIARGEKYRMLSSGFLHTNQMHLFMNMFGLYLFSNQVISGVGEVGYIIVYFASLIAGSLLSFYFHKNEYHYTAVGASGAVTGVLYSAILLGPELKYYFMFLPSHIGTVDLGIKGYILGIGYLLYTIYAMKKKADNIGHDAHFGGAIGGYVLTIAMASWLVTENLLITGLLAVPIIILFIMRKLGKI from the coding sequence ATGGGTAGTTTAAATTCGGTAACAATTATTTTAATAATAGCAAACGTTCTGGTGTCATTAAAAGGCTTTAATGACTTTTCTTTTTTTGAAAAATATAAGTTTAATGTAGGTGCTATAGCACGCGGCGAAAAGTACAGGATGTTGAGCTCCGGTTTTCTGCATACTAACCAAATGCATTTGTTTATGAATATGTTTGGGCTTTATTTATTTTCTAATCAGGTTATTAGTGGTGTAGGAGAGGTAGGCTATATAATTGTTTATTTTGCGAGTTTGATAGCAGGCAGTTTATTATCTTTTTATTTTCATAAAAACGAATACCATTATACAGCCGTTGGAGCAAGCGGTGCTGTTACAGGAGTTTTATATTCAGCTATTTTATTAGGACCTGAATTGAAATATTATTTTATGTTTTTACCGTCTCATATTGGAACCGTAGATTTAGGGATTAAAGGGTATATTTTAGGTATTGGATATTTACTATATACCATTTATGCCATGAAAAAGAAAGCCGATAATATTGGGCATGACGCACACTTTGGTGGCGCTATAGGTGGTTATGTTTTAACCATTGCAATGGCATCTTGGTTAGTAACCGAAAATTTATTAATAACAGGATTGTTGGCTGTTCCAATAATTATATTATTCATTATGAGAAAATTGGGAAAAATATAA
- the ggt gene encoding gamma-glutamyltransferase: protein MKLNAISLYFFISVICFSCKQKTPSRGLITQKAMVVSARVEASQIGSDILQQGGNAFDAMIATQLALAVAYPYAGNIGGGGFMVYRENNGTIGSLDFREKAPLAATKDMYLDSLGNVIPDLSTRGALAVGVPGSVAAIFAVHEKFGSLPIEALIKPVIELAKRGVIVTKKQEIRTAEKQEDFKLANKDTILFVKNWKANDTIKYPELAETLTRIMQNGKDEFYRGKTAEILVKFIQDNGGVLSLEDLATYAVKWREPVTFEYDGLKIISIAPPSSGGIALAQIMKSVAAFDLSKLGHNSVKTIQVLAEAERRAYADRSYYLGDPDFITVPQKELISDDYLKNRMADFSFEKATPSSKVSHGKVGIVESDETTHYSIVDQFGNAIAVTTTLNSGFGSKLFSSELGFFLNNEMDDFSSKPGVPNFYGLIGAEANAILPEKRMLSSMTPTIIEKDGKLLMSVGTPGGSTIITSVLQTILNVHAFDMTMQEAVNAPRFHHQWLPDEIRMEPNAFSKEIIKELEQKGYTINEERSPVIGNVDGVLVLPDGTLEGGADYRGDDAAVGF, encoded by the coding sequence ATGAAATTAAATGCGATATCTCTTTATTTCTTTATATCAGTAATCTGCTTTTCGTGCAAACAAAAAACACCTAGTCGTGGTTTAATCACACAAAAAGCGATGGTCGTCTCGGCAAGAGTTGAAGCCTCTCAAATTGGTAGTGATATCCTCCAACAAGGTGGCAACGCCTTTGACGCTATGATTGCCACGCAATTAGCACTAGCAGTAGCTTATCCTTATGCAGGAAATATTGGCGGTGGCGGATTCATGGTTTATCGTGAAAATAACGGTACTATTGGCAGTCTTGATTTTAGAGAAAAAGCACCTTTGGCTGCTACGAAAGACATGTATTTAGACAGTTTGGGGAATGTGATTCCAGATTTAAGTACCCGTGGTGCGTTGGCTGTTGGTGTACCTGGTTCTGTTGCCGCTATTTTTGCGGTGCATGAAAAATTTGGTAGCCTACCCATAGAAGCCCTTATAAAACCCGTTATTGAACTGGCAAAACGCGGTGTGATAGTCACTAAAAAGCAAGAAATAAGAACAGCAGAAAAGCAGGAAGATTTTAAACTCGCCAATAAAGACACCATTCTATTTGTAAAAAACTGGAAAGCAAATGACACGATTAAATATCCAGAATTAGCAGAAACCTTAACACGTATTATGCAAAATGGAAAGGATGAGTTTTACAGAGGAAAAACAGCAGAAATATTAGTCAAGTTCATTCAAGATAACGGGGGTGTTCTAAGCTTGGAAGATTTAGCCACGTACGCTGTTAAATGGAGAGAACCTGTGACTTTTGAGTATGACGGACTAAAAATTATTTCTATAGCACCACCTTCTAGCGGTGGTATTGCATTAGCACAGATCATGAAATCGGTTGCAGCTTTTGATTTATCAAAATTGGGTCATAATTCTGTAAAAACCATCCAAGTTTTAGCTGAAGCCGAGCGTCGTGCTTATGCAGATAGAAGCTATTATTTAGGTGATCCAGATTTTATAACTGTCCCTCAAAAAGAATTGATAAGTGATGACTATTTAAAAAACCGCATGGCTGATTTTTCTTTTGAGAAGGCAACGCCCTCTAGTAAAGTATCCCATGGAAAAGTTGGTATTGTAGAAAGTGATGAAACCACTCACTACTCTATTGTAGATCAATTTGGAAATGCGATTGCAGTAACGACGACATTGAACAGCGGATTTGGCTCTAAGTTATTCTCTTCAGAATTGGGTTTCTTTTTAAATAATGAAATGGACGATTTTAGCAGTAAGCCTGGCGTACCAAATTTTTATGGCTTAATTGGTGCTGAAGCCAATGCCATTCTCCCCGAAAAACGCATGTTAAGCTCAATGACACCCACAATTATAGAAAAAGACGGCAAATTACTAATGAGTGTTGGAACACCTGGTGGCTCAACGATTATCACCTCTGTATTACAAACCATTTTAAATGTTCACGCGTTTGATATGACCATGCAAGAGGCTGTTAACGCACCTCGTTTTCATCACCAATGGTTGCCAGATGAAATTAGAATGGAACCGAATGCTTTTTCAAAAGAAATCATTAAAGAACTAGAGCAAAAAGGTTATACTATAAATGAAGAACGCTCGCCAGTAATTGGTAACGTAGATGGTGTTTTAGTATTACCAGATGGCACACTCGAAGGTGGCGCAGATTATCGTGGGGATGATGCTGCTGTTGGTTTTTGA